The Arctopsyche grandis isolate Sample6627 chromosome 12, ASM5162203v2, whole genome shotgun sequence genome includes the window GATCGTTATCATCGGCGGGtatcaagtttttttttgtattatttgaaaataaatgtagtataaaataatcaataaatgtatttaaagtatactttttgtaatatttgaatttttaatgtatctaaatgtttgaataaatacataatatgcaacaacttctccaaatatattttatttttctgtgattatttaatgtttatttttcaattaattggcTATTAAGCTAtttcttacataaataaataatattatccaCATGATTTAAtatctttaaattttaattataattatacaaaaatgtattcaattcgggaatttttatatttcatttcttataattttttcttgttaaataatacgattttaaattcctaaaattaattcaaaattgaccgtttcaatatttttcaataacttaaaataaagaaaaacacaAACTCATCTGTAAGTTAACaaatattgtgcaatttttaaaatttaagcaCATTAAAATTGCACATAAAAATCAAACCAGTGGCTCCTAAATATTTTTCACACGTTTCGTcgattaaataatacttttcatcgaattctcaatttttccGTTATTTTCCATTATTCACTAACTGATAGTTACTGAATTATTTTAACCAATGGCTCTCAAACTTTTCatggttataatttttatttaatgatgaaattttatttcaaagaaaTAGCGTAAATTTAGATATTAAATAATCTAtagatttttattgttatatggATTTTAAAGGTTTTTTATTGGATCATTAAATTTTCTAGTATTGTTTTCTGAGTGGctctgaaatttttattttattaatatgattctTTTACTCTAAAATTCGTTTCCAAATAATTTAACTTCGTAaatacaaatgattttattgattTCTGTCCGCTTATTAAATTCAAGCTATTCTCAAACCTTTTTGTAGAATTATTTTTCACGCTCTTTTCAGCGAATTATAAGTTTATATTTCtcgtaaataaacaattttcaaaTCCTTCATGACACCAGTAAATGCattttttgagtttttcaatgattttcaacagattttaagtttgtatttaaatattatataaaaataaataaagcattaaattaaattgcccAGCAATATAAAACAAGTTTAATACTCATCAGCTGGATGTACATAGTCTCCATAGCAATAGCTTAAGAGCCTTTGCCGATCATCTTCACATTTCACATTCACTTCACTTTGCACATAATAAACAAACACtgtaaattatttacataaataaatatatatatgtaaattattttcaaaattcaaattcactaacaataacaaatgaatttgtttttcACGCGCGAAATGAAATTTcaactaaataattaaaatttttataaagaaaaacacgcacaaatatcaatttatatCACAGTTTAATTAGTTTAATGAAATTTCCGCGTTATTCGTAAACGACACATTTTGCTGATCGATTTTACTTTATAATAAATCGAATGTTAAATATTCGCGATCAAATTTTGCCTGAACTGAAAacgaatgaaaataaacaagtgaattaaattcttaaattcaatttcaaatatttttgctatttattttaactctagtggctcataaaatgaaaattcttcCAGCATTCAACTTCTTTTTCCTCCATGTATTGCACAAATACCAACACCTAACTGCAATAATCAACATCATCAGTTGACTCGTCAAGTTGAATACTCCCTTTTAGAGGACTGGCTTAGATTCTTCTACCActtaattaacgagacatctatggatttaaacttatattacaaaattggtaagctctgataggaaacgatcaacttaaattattaaagcattaaagattatactcaaaataaaattcttttCGCGTGACCTCCGAGCAGTGctggttttagggggggctgggtcgggtggTGCCCGAGGGTGCCAAATAAGTTAGTTTGCCGCTCGATGCACcaaaagcgctttaaaattaaaattagatcgCCAAAGGCCCTACATTTGTAATCgggaaattatattcaaacaatctactggaaacagccaatcttcaaattaagctcaccgcgaattcaaaatatgatattataagcaatgaatttatcaatttaaaagcctttcactcattgtattaaattttataaaacagcacaatTTACAAGCATTATATCCAGACATTTGGGTTTCTATGCTTTTTctgacactgcctgaaactgttACAAGGTCCCAAGGCcgggaaaaaggaggatggtaatccagttttttataatttttttcaaagagtgtttagaaaaaattgcccgaaggCGACATTGGGTGTAAGGGTGGCACTGCCTCCGAGCCATTCTGCTGGCTTGCCGAGGATTTGCCGACatataattacattaaatttcTAAGCTcatctacctatgtatgtagaagggtcgtaataaaaacaatcttgtaactatgtaaaattaaaatgaaggaattaaaatttacttacaccaaaatatctacatctacatatatgaataatatatttaaatcaccatccactgctggatgaaggcctctttagcacgcttccattcgtctctgatttgggcaaatctcatccatatcacccaatacatttttctgatttcatccacccatctcccctgtagCCTTCCacattatgaaattaaattcgtccAATGATCCTCCTTTGATTTCTTTGTTCCGTTATAAATTGTAAATTCTTTTTAACTAAAATCGATACAGTGACGCTGATAATGCACatcatctttaaaatatatatatacatattaacatttgAGAATCTTTCTACGGTCAACCTTttattttgctctctagctttgtagtttgtccTCTTTCATGGAAAATAGCACGGTCGCGCCTATCCTTAGCAATAACATTTCAATCCGATCTGTTGAGTAGTTTAGTAGATAATTTAATCCAaaagcttaaaaaaaagaggacacctatgagCTTAtccttaattaatataaaataacgaTAATTCGTTAAATATAGTActaatcaaaatgtataaaatactgaTCGTTTAAATACAAgcctttatatattttaatgattttaatttttcggTAAtcggattattagtcacattacgatcgcccagaagacaatttttgccatgaaaatcgcaactacggaatatttggcactcgagttctcatgagtatgatagttatcgttagtatggtggacttttcggctgccggatgttccgttatagagattttagtgacttttgggcgaacaataatcaccaaaccaatTTTTCATACTGGCCCAAAAGTATTTTTTCGTGTGGCaacacttttattattaaaagtgaCAATAGACCTGGTACGCCTCATTCAAAAGTACGCTATCAGTTCGCACGTCGCCCCATACAATAAGGTCGACAATCGCTTGCACAATTGTCAATCGCTTCGATGTGTTCCCCCTCGCTTcgcatttgacgtttgataggactaacgccCACTGGTTGTTGGTTGTTTTTATGGTggtcatatttatttttcctgttGCAAATAAACCGTTTGATGCGACATCGTgacaaaaatgaaaatcttgcaaGGCAAAGTCGTCGTTTTGGGCTCCCAAGGTAATTGTTTATGATTTGTCTCCTCATGATGTAATTTAAGCCGTCCTTGGTATTATGTTAATCACGTTACATAGTGGACTTTTACTGTGATTTTATAATTAGATTTGTACGTGTATTGTATCGCGTTATCGTACGACACTCTTAGCCAAAACTTTAtcaattgattaaaatttgtagatttttttcaatataagataattcaataatttcattgttgagattatatttaatttgaattgactgaaatattttatgattttatttttgtataatatatttgctCGATGTATCTGAAATAAAAACCATTATATTACAGGTGTTGGTAAAACGAGCATGGTAGTAAGATACGTCGGTAAAATGTTCTCTACACACATTTCACCAACAATAGGTGCTTCATTTTTTACTTGCAAAATCAACATAGGTGATTCTAGAGTTACGTTAcaggtatatataatttttattaatatcacaAATTCATACAATCAAATAAAATGTGCAATTGAAGTTATCATCATTGattattacatttttgattttaggTTTGGGATACTGCAGGACAGGAAAGATTCCGTTCGATGGCTCCCATGTATTATAGAAATGCTAGTGCCGCTCTTCTTGTCTTCGATATTACCAACATTGAAAGCTTTCAGGCTATAAAAAATTGGGTCAAAGAACTGCGAAGGTAATTACAAATTTCATAATCAACATTACAACTCCAACTGCTTTGAATCTGATTAATTTTCTTTATACAGCAACGTGAGCGAACCGATGGTTTTATACCTAGTAGGAAATAAAATAGACCTAGTTGAAGAACGGAAAGTGTCTTACGACGATGCGATACAATATTCGAGAtcaataaacgcaaaatattacgAATCTTCCGCTCTTCAAGATCAGGTAACAatcttattataattaaacaaatataatatcccGATATGTTACCGATTGGAAATTTTAGGGCATCGAGCAATTGTTTATCAACGTGGCTTCGGATTTACTGAAGACGTCTGGCGAATCTATAAATGCTTCTATGCAAAGTAACGATTTAGATTTCCCATTCGAAGATGTCTTAACTCCATCgggtaatatatatacatagcatTAGTAACGGTGTATATGACATCATTCTCTGATAAGCTCATGCATATGTAGTAAGAGCGGACGGTTGAttaattgtttttgtattttccaGCTGATTGTTCAACTCTTCAAGCGACCCATATAGGAAAAACTGAGACTGCACCTTGGAGTATAGATAGTATAGCACATGCTGATTCAGAAAAGCCTTACATGTGCTGTTGACGAATGTTGGACAAATATGAACTTATAAATTTGTGAAAGATTAGTGTTCGCTTTGACATTAGTAAGAGGGGGACCAAAATTAGTTGTGTATTAACAATAACGGCCTAGTAATCCATTTTCGCGCTGTGCCAtatgaaattatgtacatattctgatatatttttataaatgttaattaaattaagcaaGGAAAACAAGACGTTAATCAGTATTCCTTATATTTGATGGCATTTTGTTGtgaattggtttttttttttattaatattatttttatacgaacAGGGTGATTTGACTGATTACTATTATTATgtgatgtatatttattatagtttGTCATTATTACTTGCCAGGAAAACTTTCTCATTTACATTACAATGtgatataattatacatatgttgtatgatcaattttctttttttaagtataaaatgatatttatttaccaGTGCTGGCCAAAGATGCAATTTGTTACAGTCAAAGATGAGCCCTGAAGTTTTTGATAGGAAATATGTCTACGCTgagcgtatatacatatttttcttttataaaatatttgtaggggatgccttttttattattcgtattcaatgtaaaacttttatgtatacaaaaaattatatgttcAATTTCTCTTTGTTCGTGAACTGGTTTATGTGTGataagatatatgtagtttaatacATTTCAGTTATcaactaattgtatgtatactTGTATTGTAAAGTgcactgtaattttttttatcaaatttattgtattgtttgtattattcaaattatgcaaagtatttagaaataattagatcatgaattttaattttatttcttattttttgttttgttggaGGGAAAGGtctatttcttatattattttactttaacaGTTTTATTGTactcataattttttaatacataattaatttgtaatcaattattaaatataaatatttttttacaaaaaatattgtcttatttttttgtacaacTTATAATTAACTAACACTTcgtatgtaattatgtaatgTCTCATGAATTCGACTTTGTGTATAGTTAAGTTTTGgacataaaatacaaataagtaAGGttgatgaaaatatgtatatatattaatatatcagGATTGTTTATAGTGGTCTTTTTATATAGAGTTATTTACGTTTGCAAATTAATGGCAAAATAAAATCcctcttaaaattaaattgagaaaatatgtataaaacagGATGTGAAGGTGCGTTTGACCAATGTCCCTTTCTAAAGAAATTTGGTTGgtgttttgaagaggatcttttaTTTTAGTTCAGTATAcattatttaatgtatgtacggCGAAATAGTTAATTGATTTTGTTCGGAGGAGTAGCTGGCTGAAATCCAGGGGTGTCCTAGGCTGCTTTTCTGGCTTATGATCCCTGGTTCGATATGCAGCTGtgtgcagtggcggactgggactggaatcagtgcatgccaggagtcaaagggggccccacccagggttaaaaaaatttgtccccccccccccccccatataacaaaattttcttctttccatcacgctaaaaatcaagggcaaaaaataaataaaattttcaaaaatgggaataaacaaatttaggtacaagaaaaatggcaaaagcaaaatagatccataaattacattgtatatttcgttttaatccttgtcctaggtaaatagaatgcatcataaaagaatgcggcataaaagcggcttttactttcggtagaaaacaatcagggacgtcatttcagctttttcttgggggggggggggggggcaggcaaagtttggtcaaattgatttttttttcaaaaaatcttttttatatcggaataaaaatggaaaatatacaatatgaaaaagataaacttatttttgaaaaaatatatataaaaatatcttatgtaaATAGCCAAAAAAgcgcaaaaattttttttccaaaaatcttcacatggtcgcaaaatggttaacaaaagtcgaccatcaaaatgtatcactatatcaaaaaatatacaaactttcggaaaaataaacgatacacatctgtttttgagacaaaataaagtaaaggcgacctttctaacgattcgctcaatgggacgaacaatttctaagaatgttacccaaggcataccacttaaaaaccaaaatatatttgcttcaaaataataaaatctttttttttcaaagcacattgcagcgattattttattagttacacaaaagtaacataataaaagaaataaacgtagcattcatagatccatagtatctcattaatcattaaattcataatattttctaaattcgcctattccttaatttaggggggcgagtgccccccccaaattacgtccctgaaaacaaaaaatgcataatattttcaattaatgttaatcgaaaatcgagattttggggaggggcccctatcctatgtttctatatacatggatgtgtctagattaggaatagattttatattcggaaactgtttaaaattgtgtatttaaatcttactatatcgtcgaagtataatcaaatattattttgaaagtatgtatgaagtcaatttaaatcgctggttgatgatgaatcgtcctatcaaaattgtattaagcaattcagtttatattattcacggaaatttgtttattcccatttttatttcattaggtagttgttacataggttggaaatattacataaccttgaggttggaaatgggcccggtaaaagggcccacgcaaattttgaaacttacatttcgagcctaataaaaaaagttaaccgatccttgggctgttaaagcaggtattagttgtttgtgtatatcgtaagaaatttgttttgttgaaatacccaaactctaggtcccaaagtgcaatatcctataaatttttacacacgtgaaatagttaaaaagttatttaattttactgagggcccatattttctaacggatagtggggcccacatgccatcgggcatgtacgcttgtatggccagtccgccactggctgTGTGGTGAATTCATCATAGTTGACATCAGGGCTGTGCCTACAATATGCACAAATGTGTGCAAAGCATGCAGGCAGCCAAAAGAAAAGAGAGTCGAACAAATTATATTCCTtataaaatacgaaacaagacatcgtactttttatttacatacctcttcttatttaaaatgcatttaggttgtcttgtatacttgtggattgctgttacaaattacaacttgtaacacaaCCGAACTACatataattcggggaaataacgggatagtaGGTATAGCTTCAGTCCGCATAGGTTAGGTCTTTTATATTCTTCAAAGATGTTGattattggttggtcatcgaaagaacaattcCCTTAGATACGAAATTGGGGGTAAAAAcgttatattttcatgaatgaatttgaaaacgttcagtctctcttttcatctggtcctgttcagaactgaacgttttggttttctgtctgtttttttggttaatttttaagctacaacgcacggaatataatcagggtcatcacatattcactacagaaattatagttttattttgatatagatttatttaaaatttgagtatatggtagTGTTGGGCGCTattggccaatccgtttcttttctcagttggcagatttttttttatccacttttttgtatttgtctgtcgttgggaactcttaaattaacgtgtatgtatagtttcaacaaaaatatgtataatataaaatgaacgatgtttatattaattaaacttaaataattggttattaatataattgaatattcggCGTCACcaaaagaaatgtttttacatttatttaaaaataatttttacatttctctggtgccacccctgaaattttatgtagaatgcgggcgatcgccatgatatttttaaaaactgtcaaactaagATGTTAATCGAAtcatatgttacttaaatgattaatttaccTATAAAAATTTaacccatgttgtttattgcgtgtttttgaatgcaccgtgcaatttttaacgatgcacttgacCATCTTgttagtaatataaacaaacagaaatttttttatcggacatacgtcgagcaccaagcattaAATACAACTGAcgccaaaattatttgaaaaggtttGTGGAAattcctcacttgacaacaatatgacgcctaaagccacttctattattataacatttcactGTATAGCGTTGCCTATTTGAGTTTGCACATAGGCGGCCGAGCTCCTAGGTGCGGCCTATCAAGTTGCTGCTGTCTTGGATGATATATTGTACAATTTTGCTAGTTCGGTTCAAAGCTGCGTGAGAATTTTTGATACACATTGAGAATCATTAACGTTGCACTAGATCCAATCGAGAGATTCTAATGGGTATAAGCTCGTTAGGGGTGACcgtaaaaagtcgaaaatgttcgtttaccatgcatacatatgaaaaacttagtatatatatcagtggcgtgcggtaaaattctctctccccccgtcgtacatccttacttaatttgcgcgagaaggatacaacagaaacaggaggaacaggcttttcctcccgtatcctgcgcgcgcacattaaacaagactgtatgacaaaaagagagataatttcaccgcatgccactgctatatatacatagtaccgtttaccgtgcatccttttttttctctttcgacttaagagggctggacagcagcgtcttgtccatacaaacgtactatacttctcccttcctcaattatggcactagagaaagtatttttttaatatgctatggatatccaccattggggtgcatctatcgttttatttttttgattaattattttttataggagctaggagccgtcaaacatctataaaatcgcctcttttttacacccacgaaacgagtccagcgtgcttatttaacggtcgatttaaaaataaatacgccgatagatgcacagaaagtatctttctcataccgatgatgaaatttttttcaaaattggtccagttttggaggagaaaatagttgaatacgaaacctcgattttgtcaatttaaaatacgttttatctggtcgaagcgcaactgtcgcattcactcaatatatatattgatatatattgccgcattcactcaatatatacatacactcaatatatatatcgaagaaaggaacggtaacaaaattaaggtttcgggtgtacagctaCCTCTAAGATCATTGGCTACGTCCatactaccgatatctacacccgatatttttaaattttccatatccagttcccatattgcaacctgtggttgctatttagagctggttatggaaaaattcgcaaatatcgagtgtagatatcggtagtgtgggcGTAGccattcgattttcgatctttgccttccgatatttgctttttcgaccttttcattTTCGGTGTCGTGAGGTAGATCCGCTCGTTAGGTGTACAATGTGAATGCGTGTGATTATttcggttaatttttttttaaattgaaaattttaaaaaccataaatttgaatgtaaaGTAAATTGCAGTGggtgtaaaaattatattcaacgtCTGTTCGAAGAGTGTAAGagcaaaaataatgaaaagagGATCGGCTAAAGACATGCGTAGTAGAGCGAGGCGAGGTGGGAAGGTTGGCAGCGGTGAGCGAGTAAGCTGTCAATAGCCTTCGCTGGGGTGCCAACACTACGCCACCGGCATTCGAGTATTCGAGCTGCAGAGCTTCGACGCACGGCCGCACCCTAAGCTACTATTCCGTTCTACTACGCGACTCACATGGCCGACAAGAAAGGTAGACGCGGCGGCGCCCCACCGCCTGCGCCCCGCAACCTCCCCCGCCCCGCCCGCCCGCACGCTCCCGCAGACACCCGCCCCGTCCCTCCCCCACCCCCGCGTCGTTCTAGAAAGAAGCTCGCTGGTCGCGCCCCGCCCCGCCACCGCCCCCGCCCGCGCCCCCCGCCGTTCGAGAGCGAAGCCCCTGGGGCGAAGCTCTacgcgggggcgcaggcgcagGCGCCGGGGGCGACGAGGCCGACGAGGCCGACGAGGCCGGTGAGCGCAGACGCATTTCCTCGACGCATTTTCGGCGTacgtgaatgtgtgtgtgtgtgcggcaCAAGATGTCCGCCGCCGACACGGATCGATGACGGCGTATTGCACACCCTCCCtcaccccacccacccacccacccacccactcctCACCCCTCGCTCTATACGCCTTCTGACGTCATCTACATAAATTTCACCCATAATTGCTCCTAATTAACCATATCCGAAACTTCtcatattgacttttttcaataaaaaaaatgcataacataaattttcttgtactttattttaatttgaatactttttatactacgtctattattttaatcgatattttaattattttcttttgttttattgttatatatattatatgataaaaaaaatgaatactgtgtgatttaataaaatattcaaaaacaaaagataaatttatttcatatatgaaaatttcaaatgaaaaaataaaacagagtcgccattttgaaaaattttcttcTCTTGAATAAAATGTCCGATAACTTCAAACgtagaatataagatgatttcgACATTTCcgtgtcaaaaaataaataaatatatatatatatattacttaaatgTATCGATCTTGTGAGCGCTTGTCGAATTGTACGTTGTCGAAAAGCGCTCACCGTCGATACAaactgatgaaaaaaaaaaacaataaaattttggCACCATTTTGGGACACATCATGTCATTTACATATCCCGACGAGacgattatatattattattatatgttaacGACGATTACACTGCGCCGTCGTGTGGTGTGTGTGTGAAAGACTTGACGTGTCCCACCGATGATTGTATGCTGTCTTTTTGTTGTGTTCCTTACAGCAACAGCAGGTGTGTGTTGGTTGAACGTGGCCCCGACTGCGGACGTCACGCGACGAGGATATACCGAC containing:
- the RabX1 gene encoding RAS oncogene family member RabX1, which encodes MKILQGKVVVLGSQGVGKTSMVVRYVGKMFSTHISPTIGASFFTCKINIGDSRVTLQVWDTAGQERFRSMAPMYYRNASAALLVFDITNIESFQAIKNWVKELRSNVSEPMVLYLVGNKIDLVEERKVSYDDAIQYSRSINAKYYESSALQDQGIEQLFINVASDLLKTSGESINASMQSNDLDFPFEDVLTPSADCSTLQATHIGKTETAPWSIDSIAHADSEKPYMCC